In Trichoplusia ni isolate ovarian cell line Hi5 chromosome 2, tn1, whole genome shotgun sequence, the DNA window tggtttatagcctaaagccttcctcgatgaatagtctattcaaaacaaaaagattttttcaatttggaccaatagtttctgagattagcgtgttcaaacaaacaaacaaactcttcagctttatatactagTATAGACTAGTATAGATGAAAGTACCATTAGAAATGCTTCATCAACAGAAGGTGAAGGTGGTAGAAGTCTTTATCACTAGAGAAATTAAGGGGTTCCActgattcattaataaatagtcCATACAACCTTAGCGTAAATATGGAACGAAATATAACTAAAAATCAACTAAATGTAATTATCAGCTCTCATTTCTCATATGAATATCTTTTTATTCATTGAATAGGTATCATTCCTCTCAGAAATCACGTTTTCTCAGTATAGGTTcaagtactttaaaaacagtcgaGTTGTTTGTCTGTGGACGTGGTAAAGGCATCAGTTGGATGGTATGAATCGTTTCGTTTAAAGTATTGAAGAAATTAATTTCCACTTTCGAGACTTGATACGTTGTGTCCCTGTATGAATCTggagtttttgatattttatcgATCCCTTTTTCTATCGCAAATAAAGTTGGGGAGCGCactgaaacaaataatagtCATTACTGTCATTGGTAACTTTGAAACTTTAGATCAGcgtttaaaagttatttaaattaaaggacTGACTGTTTCCTTGTCTAAAGAAAACATTGTCgatccaaataaaaaactatgttTGTATTGTAAGTGCAATTTTATGGAAATTAGATTTGCTGATGAAAGTaaagtaaaacagaaaaaaaacgaaagtttttgaaaaaaaaaatatgtaaaatctcATTACAGTCGATcacaatttatcaaatattttctttattttttcagcGAAGTATTTCTTCTCACACTCAATTTGTACTCACCAGGTCTTGAAGACATTCTGTGCACGATATCCGAAAACTCTTTAGACAAAACGTCGATCATAGTTCTATTGCCGTACCAAACATCCATAGCAGTACTGGAAGCCTTCTTCGttgtctcacgatagttactttTCTTAACTGGccttataataaaatctttaatactTGAAATATCTGCTGCACCTTCCGAAATAAATACTGTGACGGttatcaaaactattattttggCGTGAAGCACAATCGTTCTTGACTGCATAATGACAAGTTCTGGTTAATACTTGGCGAAAATTTGTGAAGTATGAATGTTTCTTATTATCTGTTTCCAGCTTCGAAACAAATGCAGTTTATACCTATTGTTCTTGTAATGTTGATGGAAGTGTTTGCGATGGTTTTGACGACGAAAAACGACACCTTCGGAGATTTGTTTTCTGATCA includes these proteins:
- the LOC113501194 gene encoding uncharacterized protein LOC113501194, coding for MQSRTIVLHAKIIVLITVTVFISEGAADISSIKDFIIRPVKKSNYRETTKKASSTAMDVWYGNRTMIDVLSKEFSDIVHRMSSRPVRSPTLFAIEKGIDKISKTPDSYRDTTYQVSKVEINFFNTLNETIHTIQLMPLPRPQTNNSTVFKVLEPILRKRDF